A stretch of the Aspergillus puulaauensis MK2 DNA, chromosome 6, nearly complete sequence genome encodes the following:
- a CDS encoding uncharacterized protein (CAZy:CBM67;~CAZy:GH78;~COG:S;~EggNog:ENOG410PJDQ;~InterPro:IPR008928,IPR013783,IPR035396,IPR008902, IPR013737,IPR035398,IPR012341;~PFAM:PF17390,PF17389,PF05592,PF08531;~go_process: GO:0005975 - carbohydrate metabolic process [Evidence IEA]) — protein sequence MEVTRCGIHGFHEALGIDTDAIRFFWVLEARNSNARQAAYRIAVSSKRNLDEQPDAWDSGRVQSDSQRNILCKPESGFKSTTLYYWQVTVWDEKDNCSKSAINEFYTSYPRSSRLLPPYSMNQTYMPHSSLIFRTWFENEADRWKAVWIGNGADKPIYLRKSLQHASTKEVERVIVFASGLGHFNLTVNGMPASTHVLDPGWTNYHRTVQFVGYDVTSQWKSEENVIGAHVGNGFYAGDQGDRFFWPMYEDNTYVRYGNELCFFAEIHVHYTDGSHETVISDPSWKVRSSATTLANIYMSEDHDRRLYPVGWDAPGYDDSDWASAKPLTGPRGKLRYQSQPPVVLHNTFNPVRHQVLRPGVTMFDLGQNSSIMPRVEITGPAGSEIIIRYSETIDEDGAVFMPDPLFKEFEYGVYTKFTLSGTSEKESWTPDFSFTSARYIQIEGASLEPNDNLPTIHSVTARHVSSAARHLGYIKTDKDDVNALINACYWSFSSNLFSYHTDCPQIEKFGWLEVTSLLAPATQYVRDMEAVYSKILDDIIDTQESDGLVPTMAPEIRYMCGPLHDTITWGCAIAFLPELIKRYYGSTEVFSKIYQPCIRYMEYMKTKERHGGLIEHGLGDWGRDIAFGNHQANIETAVYYRCLRNVALMAAELGYVEDEKKYTQWADRIYDVYNRHLLVTDKTTRPYAFYTSLDSPGVYDCTMVAQAMALQFGLVPAVHRPDIVKAFLSACSASGNRIEAGEIGLKYLWNTLAEPDVNRPDIVLAMARQEEHPSYMRFLRRGETTLLEFWQDACRSKCHDMLGTIYEWFYEAVLGVKPVGDAYRTWTLRPPVESEFGSVEGEVDCPYGLIRVTFERIGERVKLGVRVPTSTTCTLVLPLAWRVVEMKPAVAETDGKNVVVLPQGTYDIVVAK from the exons ATGGAGGTCACTCGCTGCGGCATTCACGGTTTCCACGAAGCACTTGGTATTGATACTGATGCGATTCGCTTCTTCTGGGTGCTTGAAGCCAGAAATTCAAATGCCCGACAAGCTGCATACCGTATAGCGGTCTCCTCCAAGCGCAATCTCGATGAGCAGCCGGACGCCTGGGACTCTGGCCGTGTGCAGAGCGATTCCCAGCGCAACATTCTTTGCAAGCCCGAGAGTGGCTTCAAGTCGACTACTTTGTACTACTGGCAAGTGACTGTCTGGGATGAGAAGGACAATTGTTCGAAGAGTGCGATCAATGAGTTCTACACTTCGTATCCCCGGTCATCCAGACTTCTTCCCCCCTACAGCATGAACCAGACCTAT ATGCCGCATAGCAGTCTGATTTTCCGCACCTGGTTCGAAAACGAGGCCGACCGGTGGAAAGCCGTATGGATTGGCAACGGGGCGGATAAACCCATCTACCTTCGAAAGTCACTTCAGCACGCATCCACCAAGGAGGTCGAAAGAGTCATTGTCTTTGCATCCGGCCTGGGCCATTTCAACCTCACCGTCAATGGAATGCCCGCGTCAACGCATGTACTCGACCCAGGGTGGACAAACTACCACCGCACCGTGCAATTTGTCGGCTACGACGTGACATCTCAGTGGAAGAGCGAGGAGAACGTCATCGGTGCCCATGTCGGTAATGGATTCTACGCTGGCGATCAGGGTGATCGGTTCTTCTGGCCAATGTACGAGGATAATACCTATGTTCGCTATGGGAATGAGCTTTGCTTCTTCGCGGAGATCCACGTCCACTACACCGATGGCTCGCATGAGACGGTCATCTCAGATCCAAGCTGGAAGGTCCGCAGCAGTGCAACCACGTTGGCGAATATTTACATGTCCGAGGATCATGACCGTCGCTTATACCCTGTTGGCTGGGATGCGCCTGGATACGACGACAGTGATTGGGCCTCTGCCAAACCGCTGACAGGACCGAGAGGAAAGCTGCGATATCAGAGCCAGCCTCCTGTTGTTCTGCACAATACATTCAATCCAGTGCGACACCAGGTCCTCCGTCCTGGCGTGACAATGTTCGACCTTGGCCAGAACTCCAGCATCATGCCCCGGGTGGAGATAACTGGCCCTGCAGGGTCTGAGATTATCATCCGATACTCTGAAACcatcgacgaggacggcGCAGTCTTCATGCCCGATCCTCTATTCAAAGAATTCGAATACGGCGTCTACACCAAGTTCACCCTCTCAGGAACAAGCGAGAAGGAATCCTGGACGCCcgacttctccttcaccagcGCGCGCTACATCCAAATCGAAGGCGCCTCGCTCGAACCAAACGACAACCTCCCAACAATCCACTCCGTCACAGCCCGCCACGTCTCCTCCGCAGCCCGGCATCTAGGATACATAAAGACAGACAAAGACGACGTCAACGCCCTCATAAACGCCTGCTActggagcttctcctccaacctcTTCAGCTACCACACCGACTGTCCCCAGATCGAGAAATTCGGATGGCTCGAGGTAACCTCCCTCCTTGCTCCAGCAACGCAATACGTCCGCGACATGGAGGCCGTCTACTCCAAAATCCTAGATGATATCATCGATACCCAGGAATCGGACGGTCTTGTTCCGACTATGGCCCCTGAGATTAGATACATGTGCGGGCCGCTCCATGATACGATCACCTGGGGCTGCGCGATTGCGTTCCTCCCTGAGTTGATAAAACGGTATTATGGGTCGACGGAGGTGTTCAGCAAGATATACCAGCCTTGTATCCGGTATATGGAATACATGAAGACGAAAGAGCGGCATGGCGGGCTGATCGAGCACGGTCTCGGCGACTGGGGGCGTGATATCGCATTTGGGAACCACCAGGCCAATATCGAGACGGCGGTTTATTATCGCTGTCTGCGGAATGTTGCCCTTATGGCTGCTGAGCTGGGATATGTCGAAGATGAAAAGAAATACACGCAGTGGGCGGATCGGATTTATGATGTTTATAACAGGCATCTCCTTGTCACGGACAAAACAACCCGTCCTTATGCATTTTATACTTCGCTTGATAGCCCGGGCGTCTATGACTGTACCATGGTTGCGCAGGCCATGGCGTTGCAATTCGGTCTTGTCCCGGCAGTTCATAGACCGGATATCGTCAAAGCGTTTCTATCGGCTTGTTCGGCATCAGGGAACCGGATCGAAGCAGGTGAGATTGGGTTGAAGTACCTCTGGAATACACTCGCCGAGCCGGACGTCAACAGACCGGATATCGTGCTGGCCATGGCGCGACAGGAAGAACACCCGAGTTACATGCGGTTCCTGCGTCGTGGCGAAACGACGCTCTTGGAGTTTTGGCAGGATGCGTGTCGCTCCAAGTGCCATGATATGCTGGGGACGATCTATGAGTGGTTCTATGAGGCGGTGCTAGGGGTTAAACCAGTCGGTGATGCGTATCGGACTTGGACACTGAGACCGCCGGTTGAGAGTGAGTTTGGGTctgtggagggggaggtggatTGTCCGTATGGGCTTATTCGGGTTACATTTGAAAGGATCGGTGAGAGAGTGAAGCTGGGGGTTCGCGTACCGACCAGTACAACCTGCACTCTTGTTCTGCCCCTTGCatggagggttgttgagatgaAGCCTGCAGTTGCTGAGACGGATGGGAAGAATGTGGTTGTGCTGCCGCAGGGAACATACGATATTGTCGTTGCAAAGTAA
- a CDS encoding GFA family protein (COG:S;~EggNog:ENOG410PYGA;~InterPro:IPR011057,IPR006913;~PFAM:PF04828;~go_function: GO:0016846 - carbon-sulfur lyase activity [Evidence IEA]) codes for MAAYQGHCICGSVEVSLKQEPPNSVICHCGHCARSGGGASINYLVDESDLTVDKDNTLKEFEDTKTVSGNHIVRKFCGACGSPVFTRSPSYPGKLFLKATLFDHISTPAMEVFTDRRQAWRQPIEGVPQL; via the exons ATGGCCGCATATCAAGGACATTGCATCTGCGGTAGTGTTGAGGTGTCGTTGAAGCAAGAGCCGCCAAACTCTGTGATATGCCACTG CGGCCACTGTGCTAGATCTGGAGGGG GCGCTTCGATCAACTATCTCGTTGACGAGTCCGACCTCACCGTCGACAAAGACAACACCCTCAAGGAATTCGAGGATACAAAGACAGTCAGCGGGAACCACATTGTG CGCAAATTCTGTGGAGCCTGTGGCAG CCCTGTGTTCACAAGGAGCCCTAGTTACCCCGGAAAGCTTTTCCTCAAGGCTACTCTGTTTGACCATATCTCGACTCCGGCCATGGAGGTGTTTACCGATCGCCGGCAGGCCTGGCGGCAGCCCATTGAGGGGGTTCCCCAGTTGTAG
- a CDS encoding uncharacterized protein (TransMembrane:4 (i17-36o56-74i86-105o117-136i)), whose translation MSNPQGPTPSQPLSIRLLYGSALCVQSVDCFAFYTISPLLFPNRSDFAHPAARFFLRQNATLLLPFILNCWFLRDYHIRHTKVGRVVGKTFALFHASALAMYSWSRWVGGEYAVEPFWLIGGLHGGWALWAIWGLVSG comes from the exons ATG TCAAACCCCCAAGGCCCTACCCCAAGCCAGCCCCTGTCCATCCGGCTGCTCTACGGCTCTGCTCTATGCGTCCAGTCGGTGGACTGTTTCGCCTTCTACACAATCTCCCCTCTGCTATTTCCAAATCGCTCCGATTTCGCGCACCCAGCAgcccgcttcttcctccggCAGAATGCCACCCTGCTACTCCCGTTTATCCTGAACTGCTGGTTTCTACGCGACTACCACATTCGACATACCAAGGTAGGACGAGTCGTTGGCAAGACCTTTGCCTTGTTTCATGCTTCTGCGTTGGCTATGTATTCCTGGAGTCGATGGGTGGGAGGGGAGTACGCGGTTGAACCGTTTTGGTTGATTGGGGGGCTGCATGGGGGTTGGGCTTTGTGGGCGATTTGGGGACTTGTTTCTGGATAG
- a CDS encoding uncharacterized protein (COG:Q;~EggNog:ENOG410PUEQ;~InterPro:IPR036291,IPR002347;~PFAM:PF08659,PF00106,PF13561;~TransMembrane:1 (o143-161i);~go_process: GO:0055114 - oxidation-reduction process [Evidence IEA]): MTTSSYLGPAGSFIPYFLKSITLSRFAKTTPLDLTGQTAIITGGYSGIGYKCTEILLSNKLSHLVITVRNERKGNDAVAKLRSLHPGATIEVWPLDMLSYASIQAFVKRCNDDLPRIDFIILNAGMVSGEFSIHERTGHEVCFQVNYLSTALLTILLLPILKAKRDPKQDKQSRITLVGSGLALSANFPERNSQSVIGAFDSQEYFSSVDRYSTTKLLLLIFISKLAPYVDPSDVVVNVVDPAFVATPGLDRNIPAYLRYINGLSRMMVARSIKAGAWAYVDTAVVKPSSTHGSWLANWEVHAFPKVMYSPEGKKAGDTLWEETLADLDWAGVRGILSAMGKGNT, encoded by the exons ATGACCACCTCCTCATACCTTGGTCCAGCCGGATCCTTCATTCCCTATTTTCTCAAATCTATAACCCTTTCTCGGTTCGCCAAAACCACACCCCTAGACCTCACAGGGCAAACAGCCATTATCACTGGCGGATACTCCGGCATCGGATACAAATGCACAGAGATCCTCCTATCCAACAAACTCTCCCACCTGGTAATCACCGTCCGCAACGAAAGAAAGGGAAACGACGCCGTGGCCAAACTACGCAGTCTCCATCCCGGCGCAACAATCGAAGTATGGCCCCTCGACATGCTCTCCTACGCCTCCATCCAAGCATTCGTCAAGCGGTGCAACGACGACCTACCCCGAATCGATTTCATCATCCTGAATGCCGGCATGGTGAGTGGCGAATTCTCCATCCATGAGAGAACAGGCCACGAAGTTTGCTTCCAGGTGAACTACCTCTCAACAGCCCTCTTGACAATCCTGCTCCTCCCAATCCTGAAAGCAAAGCGGGACCCTAAACAGGATAAGCAAAGCCGCATCACATTGGTCGGGTCAGGCTTAGCCCTATCGGCCAACTTCCCTGAACGGAACTCCCAGAGTGTCATTGGGGCCTTTGACAGCCAGGAATATTTCAGCAGCGTCGACCGATACAGCACGACGAAACTCCTTTTGCTTATCTTCATCTCGAAACTCGCGCCGTATGTTGATCCTAGTGATGTCGTCGTCAATGTCGTGGACCCGGCATTCGTCGCCACGCCTGGACTGGACAGGAATATTCCAGCTTATCTGAGGTACATCAACGGGCTTAGTCGGATGATGGTTGCGAGAAGTATTAAGGCTGGGGCCTGGGCATATGTTGATACGGCGGTTGTGAAGCCGAGTAGTACTCATGGGAGCTGGCTTGCGAATTGGGAGGTTCATGC GTTTCCCAAGGTCATGTACTCCCCCGAGGGCAAGAAGGCTGGTGATACACTGTGGGAAGAGACACTGGCTGATTTGGACTGGGCTGGTGTGCGCGGTATCCTGTCGGCTATGGGGAAGGGGAATACTTGA
- a CDS encoding uncharacterized protein (COG:S;~EggNog:ENOG410Q07K): MVSPGFAFVPVDSSGKTQAIDRKTIRSHCMRGKNRRIGVPRRSTTRPTRTYHSLRPVLLDNPSSTITIPCAYQEAEDEDDVFVKTRSESIASFCAPSNIAQVKLAIDMDDTTKELVIDSFLHFNQAMYPAELFKGFNVDQSEWGHWLFHDPAYLQCAFFMAFTTRDITENRPITPATYSHLREAIIHLNKRLSSSDNDIALGNSTIATVIILTMFSCIINDHEAAKTHIAGLQQMVRLRGGLQSLALNPKLYLKLGRVDLIYSLNTGSQGLLCTYPLYCNPVFYRNNSLPTLDTDLSVYGLSDPQLIPIFLEMRHYSSLINAAHTTRQRRSTDEYHTAVCSFQYRLLQLNCCLEDTLSECLRLTLLAFLITTFQTPGIRAKYPYLADCLRGSCLAVPVPQGHGFRELMRWILIVGAVSVFDVKDEWEWMEQRWRDAVEENMSWEEMRAGLKDIMWIDPLQDKLGRAAFQELNRCQQV, from the exons ATGGTCTCCCCGGGCTTTGCCTTCGTCCCCGTGGACAGTTCTGGCAAGACCCAGGCTATAGATCGAAAGACCATCCGCAGTCATTGCATGCGCGGGAAGAATAGGCGGATAGGGGTGCCGCGTCGATCTACTACGCGTCCGACAAGGACATATCACAGCCTGAGGCCTGTTTTACTCGATAATCCATCATCAACGATCACCATACCTTGTGCATACCAGGaggccgaagacgaggatgatgttttTGTAAAGACCAGGTCAGAGAGCATCGCCTCATTTTGCGCTCCATCAAACATAGCACAGGTCAAACTTGCAATTGATATGGATGATACGACCAAGGAACTTGTCATTGACT CCTTCCTGCACTTCAACCAGGCCATGTACCCAGCCGAGCTCTTCAAAGGCTTCAATGTCGACCAAAGCGAATGGGGCCACTGGCTATTCCACGACCCTGCGTATCTACAGTgcgccttcttcatggcgTTCACCACGCGCGACATCACAGAGAACAGACCGATAACGCCAGCTACCTACTCACACCTCAGAGAGGCTATTATACATTTAAATAAGCGACTATCAAGCTCTGACAATGACATCGCCCTTGGCAACTCCACCATCGCTACGGTGATTATACTAACCATGTTCTCTTGCATCATCAACGACCACGAAGCTGCGAAGACACATATTGCTGGGCTGCAGCAGATGGTCCGTCTACGTGGTGGACTTCAGAGTCTTGCTCTAAACCCAAAATTGTATCTGAAACTTGGACG GGTCGACCTCATCTACTCCCTGAACACAGGATCCCAAGGGCTTCTATGCACATATCCGCTCTATTGCAACCCAGTCTTTTACAGAAATAACAGCCTACCCACATTAGATACCGACCTTTCAGTATATGGTCTTAGCGACCCACAACTTATCCCTATCTTCCTCGAAATGCGGCACTACTCGTCCCTGATCAACGCCGCGCACACCACGCGCCAACGACGCTCTACAGATGAGTATCACACCGCGGTGTGTTCATTTCAGTACCGACTCCTCCAATTAAATTGCTGCCTGGAGGATACCTTATCTGAGTGTCTGCGACTCACGCTGCTTGCGTTCCTCATTACGACCTTTCAGACTCCTGGGATACGTGCCAAGTATCCGTACTTGGCGGACTGTTTACGGGGGAGCTGTCTTGCTGTTCCAGTACCGCAGGGGCACGGGTTTAGGGAGCTGATGAGATGGATTCTGATTGTGGGGGCGGTCTCTGTGTTTGACGTCAAGGATGAatgggagtggatggagCAGAGATGGAGGGATGCTGTCGAAGAAAATATGAgctgggaggagatgagggcaGGGCTGAAGGATATTATGTGGATTGATCCGTTGCAGGATAAACTAGGGAGGGCTGCATTTCAGGAGTTGAATAGGTGTCAGCAGGTATAA
- a CDS encoding alpha/beta hydrolase (COG:S;~EggNog:ENOG410PSKI;~InterPro:IPR000073,IPR029058;~PFAM:PF12697;~SECRETED:SignalP(1-17)): MAVLAIVVFVMIVATVAKQSMTPPRPKKPIIVFVPGAWHTPAAYDLLLPRLHAAGYRTTSVHLPTVGTTGPVSFADDVSAVRKVVSGLVELEEDVFVVSHSYGAHPVTEALEGLSKKDRLAKGQPGGVVQLFYIAAIVATKGISSAEAFGPMVPKEKGGTWIIFNDHGNGYTSVANGEEAFYHDLPPSLAKYHASLLRTQFQLYVLIYSDVKVVTDDSSSGSEPLTYEAYKDIPAAFLYCDDDRAFPIERQRNVVKAAGIQRTMSMNTSHSPFLSDPDRVVDFIIELVNEGPSTSRL; this comes from the exons ATGGCCGTactcgccatcgtcgtcttcgtaaTGATCGTGGCCACAGTAGCCAAGCAGAGCATGACCCCTCCACGCCCCAAGAAACCAATtatcgtcttcgtcccagGCGCCTGGCATACCCCTGCTGCATATGATCTCCTCCTACCGCGCCTTCATGCAGCAGGCTACCGAACTACGTCCGTTCACCTTCCCACCGTCGGTACAACCGGGCCTGTTAGCTTTGCCGATGATGTTTCCGCTGTTCGCAAAGTGGTTTCGGGTCTCGTCGAGCTAGAAGAGGACGTCTTTGTCGTCTCCCATTCTTATGGAGCCCATCCGGTAACGGAGGCTCTGGAGGGGCTTTCAAAGAAGGACAGGTTAGCTAAAGGCCAACCGGGTGGTGTGGTTCAGCTATTTTACATTGCTGCCATCGTTGCTACGAAGGGGATATCATCTGCGGAGGCGTTTGGGCCCATGGTTCCCAAAGAAAAGGGCGGAACGTGGATAATATTCAATGATCACGGA AATGGATACACATCTGTTGCGAATGGTGAGGAAGCTTTCTATCACGATCTCCCTCCCAGCCTGGCGAAGTACCATGCTTCGCTGCTGCGAACGCAGTTTCAACTGTACGTTCTTATATACTCCGATGTTAAGGTGGTCACTGACGATAGCAGCTCGGGTTCGGAACCCTTGACTTATGAGGCTTATAAAGACATTCCTGCGGCTTTCCTCTACTGCGACGATGACCGCGCGTTTCCCATCGAGCGACAGAGGAATGTGGTGAAGGCAGCTGGAATCCAGCGCACTATGTCGATGAATACCAGCCATTCTCCTTTTTTGTCTGATCCAGACAGGGTCGTcgattttattatagagcTGGTTAATGAGGGGCCTAGTACGAGTCGCTTATAG
- a CDS encoding DUF3176 domain-containing protein (COG:S;~EggNog:ENOG410PWQ6;~InterPro:IPR021514;~PFAM:PF11374;~TransMembrane:3 (o94-116i188-210o522-545i)), which translates to MDSFELQQSPHASGTALVARNTEEDTASPRSLSSRRSSDDGGSDTQHRRNSSTSIRRQSPSPSPSSHGQEAGSSREDKSFLKATGHFLTGKDTWVWEISSLIFSATCVVAMVAVLLDTQGTVLSAWHLSIAPNTVISVLATVSKASLLLPVAESISQLKWLHFDKAHRLSDLDLYNSASRGPLGALLFLFRLPASLGALGAVITIVALAFDPFAQQLVSFPSRQASTNQAASFRTSQVYESGASFSAPTTQVENYQDFSMQGAIFSGLFGSQSPRAFTCPTSNCTWSNTLSSVSLGAVGKCENVTRSVVYDCKHDDNTLATDCNVTTPGGFHLTTKKRHQNASFRYTALNATTETTANSSVADFTSFAVWRPLEIQTLENFEVLECRLSVAAYLYSNITVTNNALNIESETVLPLEAVGPENPGLNDFRPATGNFPAEVVFSFHSADLLKTRDLLDEIFNAQAMVLRGSSTGLTTDLLMKGNLSSIVENIAWAVTERIRTGPNSTIASGTAYESETYIHVNWPWITLPVLVVLGAGALLAFTVAMNARHHATLWKSSNLAVLLHSVDELETPASSNGTTLTSIEALADTMRVLRGGNMEFIPRA; encoded by the exons ATGGACTCCTTTGAATTGCAACAATCCCCACACGCCTCTGGGACAGCACTAGTCGCCAGGAACACAGAAGAGGACACAGCATCGCCTAGAAGCCTTT CAAGCAGGCGATCTTCAGATGACGGGGGAAGTGATACTCAACATAGACGGAATAGCAGCACCAGTATCCGTCGCCAatcaccatccccatcaccatcaagccATGGCCAAGAGGCCGGCAGTAGTCGCGAAGACAAGTCATTTTTGAAAGCAACAGGACACTTCCTGACAGGAAAGGACACATGGGTATGGGAAATATCCTCCCTTATTTTCAGCGCTACCTGCGTGGTCGCGATGGTGGCTGTTCTGCTCGACACCCAAGGGACAGTTCTCTCCGCGTGGCATCTATCAATAGCACCGAACACGGTCATTTCCGTCCTGGCAACAGTCTCGAAGGCAAGCTTGCTTCTTCCCGTGGCCGAGTCCATTAGCCAGCTAAAGTGGTTGCATTTCGACAAAGCGCACAGACTGAGCGACCTGGACTTGTATAACAGTGCCAGCCGTGGACCACTGGGTGctttgctcttcctcttcaggCTACCTGCGAGCTTGGGAGCGCTGGGAGCTGTTATAACCATTGTTGCTCTAGCATTTGACCCCTTTGCACAGCAGCTGGTATCGTTTCCCAGCCGCCAGGCGAGCACTAACCAGGCTGCGTCTTTCAGGACCAGCCAAGTTTATGAATCTGGAGCGTCTTTCAGTGCTCCCACAACCCAGGTTG AAAACTACCAGGACTTTAGTATGCAGGGGGCTATCTTCAGTGGGCTTTTCGGGTCCCAGTCGCCGCGCGCGTTTACCTGTCCAACGTCCAACTGCACCTGGTCCAATACCCTGAGCTCGGTTTCATTGGGAGCTGTTGGCAAATGCGAAAATGTAACCAGGTCAGTTGTCTACGACTGCAAGCATGACGACAACACATTAGCAACAGATTGTAATGTCACCACGCCCGGAGGGTTCCATCTCACGACGAAAAAGCGACATCAAAACGCAAGCTTCCGCTATACGGCGCTGAACGCCACTACAGAGACCACTGCCAATAGCTCAGTGGCAGACTTTACCAGCTTTGCCGTCTGGCGCCCATTGGAGATTCAGACACTTGAGAATTTCGAAGTACTCGAGTGTCGTCTAAGCGTTGCCGCGTATCTCTACAGCAATATTACAGTCACAAACAACGCCCTGAATATCGAAAGCGAGACAGTTTTGCCCCTGGAAGCTGTCGGTCCTGAGAATCCGGGGCTGAACGACTTCAGGCCAGCAACTGGCAATTTTCCAGCGGAGGTGGTGTTCTCGTTTCATTCCGCAGACTTACTCAAGACTCGGGACTTGCTAGATGAAATCTTCAACGCCCAAGCCATGGTCCTGCGGGGCAGTTCCACTGGACTGACGACTGACCTGCTGATGAAAGGGAACCTATCGAGTATTGTTGAGAATATTGCCTGGGCAGTCACAGAGCGAATCCGAACCGGGCCAAACAGTACCATCGCCAGCGGCACGGCCTACGAGTCTGAGACGTATATTCATGTCAATTGGCCTTGGATAACGCTACCGGTACTGGTAGTGCTTGGTGCCGGGGCCTTGCTTGCATTTACTGTTGCTATGAATGCCCGACACCATGCAACTCTGTGGAAGTCGTCCAACCTGGCTGTGCTGTTGCATTCTGTGGATGAGTTGGAGACCCCGGCCTCGTCCAATGGTACAACACTCACCAGCATCGAGGCGTTGGCGGACACAATGCGTGTCTTGCGAGGGGGTAATATGGAATTTATACCAAGAGCGTAG